The following coding sequences are from one Rattus rattus isolate New Zealand chromosome 11, Rrattus_CSIRO_v1, whole genome shotgun sequence window:
- the LOC116911953 gene encoding activator of 90 kDa heat shock protein ATPase homolog 2 translates to MAKWGQGDPRWIVEEREDGTNVNNWHWTERDATVWSKGKLRELLVGLAMENEAGRCEISELKQVEGEASCNSRKGKLIFFYEWNIKLAWKGTVKESGAKHKGLIEIPSLSEENEVNDTEVNVSKKKGDGEILKDLMRTTGTAKVREALGEYLKALKTEFTTGMILPTKAGATQALTLERTLTENALQASPVALGVRIPTVALHLTELFDTTVEQLYSIFTVKELVQGFSKSPAVLEAEKGGKFQMFDGNITGEYVELVTNRKIIMKWRCRNWPEEHYATVELNFVPAPGQTELQLDCKGVPVCKEEHMKFCWQKQHFEEIKGLLQLTTQNA, encoded by the exons ATGGCCAAGTGGGGCCAGGGGGACCCGCGCTGGATcgtggaggagagggaggacggGACCAACGTGAACAACTGGCATTG GACAGAGCGGGATGCCACCGTTTGGTCCAAGGGGAAGCTCCGAGAGCTCCTGGTTGGCCTTGCTATGGAGAATGAGGCTGGCCGATGTGAGATCAGTGAGTTGAAGCAGGTGGAGGGTGAGGCTTCTTGTAACAGCCGAAAAGGGAAgcttattttcttctatgaatggaACATCAAGCTGGCCTGGAAAG GTACAGTTAAAGAATCTGGTGCAAAACACAAGGGATTGATTGAAATACCCAGcctttctgaagaaaatgaagtcaatGACACCGAG GTGAACGTGagtaaaaagaaaggagatggggaaataCTGAAGGATCTCATGAGAACGACAGGCACCGCCAAGGTCAGGGAGGCCCTTGGAGAGTACCTGAAGGCACTCAAGACGG AATTTACAACGGGAATGATCTTACCAACAAAAGCCGGAGCAACCCAGGCCCTGACTCTTGAGAGGACACTGACTGAAAACGCATTGCAG GCTTCTCCAGTGGCACTGGGTGTGAGGATTCCCACAGTAGCTTTGCACTTGACAGAGCTGTTTGACACGACAGTGGAACAGCTGTACAGTATCTTCACTGTAAAAGAA TTGGTGCAAGGATTCTCCAAATCTCCGGCTGTATTAGAAGCTGAAAAGGGAGGGAAGTTCCAGATGTTTGACGGGAACATCACTGGAGAATACGTGGAACTG GTAACAAATAGGAAAATCATCATGAAGTGGAGATGTAGGAACTGGCCAGAAG AACACTATGCAACAGTCGAACTGAATTTTGTGCCTGCTCCAGGGCAAACGGAATTACAATTGGACTGTAAAGGAGTTCCTGTCTGTAAAGAGGAGCATATGAAATTCTGTTGGCAGAAGCAgcactttgaagaaataaaaggttTACTTCAGCTCACCACCCAGAATGCTTGA